AATATATATAATGCATTAAagactaatataaaaattaaaagtatatatctGTTACATTGTGTAATTTTAACCCATATTgtcaaacatgttttttttatataatcctattaataaattaaattaataacattcattaaaattttagaatatattatttgCATGTCGCTATATTTACCATTTTATTTCTCTAAAGAAATATTATTGGACTTTACAAATTTAACTATCGGattttaaactttgaaataaaaaagattaagtTTAGTTTTTAGTACATCTTTAAGATATTTTCTTGTTAGAGtttaaattataagataaaaaaaatcatttttatccTCGGCCATTTGATAAAAGTTATattagtaaatatatttatacaccATTTAATCAGTTCtaacttaatattattaaattgtatAACCACTTCTTTTGATGAGCAACCACACccttcaataataataataagttataaTTTGTAATGGGGTACATATATACACacgtgcgtgtgtgtgtgtgtatatatatatatatatatatatatatatatatatatatatatatatatatatatatatatatatatatatatatatatatataaacatagaAAAAGTGAATATTAATTGGGAGCCTTTTTGATGTGAGacaaaaactttttcttaaaattactAGATTTAACTAACTCATCCGTCAACTTTAAGTTCTTCTCTATTCTCTTTGTACGTGTGTTTTCATGAATTTTGGTTGGTTCAGCACAAATTTAGCTAGCTCTATTATCAGTATTgttcaaattcaattcaaactcatttaaaccacaaaaaattaaaaatacagatACTAGTTTTATTTAGATGATGTACATTACATAAATGAGTGGGTAGTTGATGcaaatagtatatatattaattttctttaaataatattttgtgcatgaaaaagaaattgcTGGAAAAAAGATATAAAGGTTTTGGTTAATTGCATGGGGCAGGTAAGAAGTTAAAGGCACTACCATATTCATATCCATTCATACACTCTCAACCAACTAATTTACTGCTTGATCAATCAACACACCCAAATACCATTCATATTTATATCTTCACAAACCTACCCTCTTCTCTACTTAATTATTTCCTAACTTATTATTgtgttatatttaaattactatGTCAATTTTAACAATATCCCATACCAATATTCATGTAAATATATAACTAGAATgattaataaattacaaaataataaaattattatggaaATTAAATCTACTTATTAATTGAATGTtggatataaaaaaaacttcttcttttttaaactACAGATCTCAATACTAGTCAATCTATcactttttcttatttcaaactCTATCTTTGCATTTTTCTCATAAGCTTCATAACTGGGAACAAGTTAAGCCATTTTGAGTCTCTTATACTAATACGTTGTATATGTTGTTAAGAGCTCAAACTTCTTCaacaaagttttaaatttgaatcTAGGTTAAAACACATACTTACAAAGAAACAGCTACTAAACAAGATTGAAATGAGTTTGattttgaaacaaaatcatGGGTAAAATTAATACATGTTCCTCAccaataatatgaaaaaataacagTAAAGATGCATTGAATATGAGAGATCTCATGCAGTTATTGCATGTAGTTAcgttcatttatataatataacctTCCTGAAGACAGCACAGTGAAGAAACCTGTTGTGTATAGCATATTTAGAAACAAGAAGAATGGGTTTCATGCAGCTTACTACTTTTTCCCTTACCTCATTGCTCCGTTTCATAGTAATATTTGGTTTATGGTGCAGAACAAAGGGTGTGCTGAAGCTGCCATCAAACGTCTCAGTTCCAGCAGTGTTAGCATTTGGAGATTCGATCGTCGACTCCGGCAACAACAACCACATTAAAACATTGATCAAGTGTAACTTCCCACCTTATGGGAAAGATTTTCAGGGAGGAAAACCAACTGGTCGATTTTGCAATGGAAAAATCCCTTCAGACATAATAGGTACTCTCTTCTATCTGTTCTATGTTGTCTTGTCTTGTTTACATCTCTCAGATTTTCGTTTGTTAAACTACAGCAAAAGTTTAATACTATATTTTCTCATTCTTGTCCCTTTCTCTTGTAATAAAcagaataaaattttgatatattattgtCAAGCTGAAATAGGAATAACCTGGGATAAAAGTCAGTCTAAGCTGTCGATAAATCTTTAACTTGAAGAGAGAGTAACATTAAAAACACCTAGGAAAATGCATCAAAACAGTGTTTCTAAATCTAATATAAGTGTTCATCTTACAAATCGATTTTTGTATTATTGCAGTAagcttaaaattcacttctgaacgtaatataatattaatgagTTAGTGTATTATAAGATTTTGTTATCAATCTCACTGCAAATTCGTTGAGTTTCAGTTGAAGAATTGGGTATTAAGGAGTATTTGCCTGCATATTTGGATCCAAATCTGAAATCCAGTGATCTTGTTACTGGCGTCTGCTTTGCCTCCGGTGCTTCAGGATATGATCCTTTGACACCCCAAATAGCGGTAACATAAACCAATTTCAATAATGATTGAACAAAGTGTCTTCAcatttgataaaacaaaaatcctGTCATGAAGTTACATAGATGTAAGCAAAAATTCTTAATCATTGCCGTTTCTTTGTGGTGTGTAAACACAGTCAGTTATATCATTATCTTCTCAACTAGACATGTTCAAGGAATACATAGGAAAGCTGAAAGGCATTGTCGGAGAGAGCAGAACAAACTTCATCCTAGCCAACAGTCTTTACCTTGTGGTGGCAGGCAGTGACGACATCGCCAACACCTATTTTGTTGCTCACGCCAGAATATTGCAGTATGACATTCCTTCTTACACTGACCTTATGGTCAACTCAGCCTCTAATTTTGTAAAGGTATATGCTTTAGATTCTTCTTATTCAATCACTCTCAAAATAGTCTAAGTCTCATGttgtataaaaataaactgAAGTCATATGCAAAAGAATTTCATCACTTTTCATgatgtgaatttttttgttgattaggATTTGTATAATCTGGGAGCTCGTAGAATTGCAGTGCTAAGTGCACCACCTATTGGGTGTGTGCCATCACAGAGAACTCTAGCTGGAGGATTAGAAAGAGGGTGCTCAGAAAAGTACAATAATGCAGCCAAGATGTTCAATTCGAAACTCTCAAAGGAACTTGATTCTCTTCACAGCTACCCCAATAGCAGAATTGTTTACATTGATGTTTACAACCCTCTATTCGATATCATTCAAAACTACCACAAATATGGTAATCCCAAGTTAGCTTTGGCTTCATTGATTCTGATGagaatttatttcataaaaatcatatcttttaattttttttgcagGCTATAAAGTTATGGACAGAGGCTGCTGTGGCACAGGGAAACTAGAGGTTGCAGTGTTATGCAATCCTTTGGATTCCACTTGTTCTAATGCTTCAGAATATGTCTTTTGGGACAGTTACCATCCAACAGAAGGCGTTTACAGAAGACTAGTGAATCATGTTCTTGAAAAGTACACCAGTCAATTGTTTTGAACTCcccatataatataaataagggTATATTTAGACAAATTTCATGCTAagtatttttaagaaaaaaaaattatatcagttaaaataaaagtatacataagttaaaaaaataattcaaataaataagaaataatttctataaagtaatttatatataaattaatcttaacttatgtgtaattttattttaatttttcttatttctttttattaaaaatacttgtGAGAAGTTTgtctaaataattatatattaattatgatagCAAGGAAAAATTACTATTTTGAATTTGCGGGTTGTTCGTGTGATTGTTCACTActtttttgaaagatttttttaGTCATTTTCCATCTCCCAGACCTTCCACATTttctatatatgttttttcttttattcttatgGATAATAAATTTAAGAGTATTCTGCAATCTGCTTACTCTTTGATTAATGTTTccttatgttatttttcatcCAAGTTTGTATTTTGTACGATAAAAGTGGTGCCATTGTtgacagaaaaaaatttctttattatCTTTTCTTGCTAAAATATTGTATTAAGTTGAAATATGTGTAATAAAATCACGAAAGGTTGCACAAATATGACACTTTTTTCTTATGAActcttttctttcatctatTAATTAATGTGCACTGGAGGTATAGTGTGTAGTAAGGCCTGAGTTTTACATATATTTCATATGTATATTATTACATTACTAAATCAAATTGTCATCTTGTAAATTAAATGATTGaggatattaaaatattgt
This window of the Vigna angularis cultivar LongXiaoDou No.4 chromosome 7, ASM1680809v1, whole genome shotgun sequence genome carries:
- the LOC108337836 gene encoding GDSL esterase/lipase EXL3 — translated: MGFMQLTTFSLTSLLRFIVIFGLWCRTKGVLKLPSNVSVPAVLAFGDSIVDSGNNNHIKTLIKCNFPPYGKDFQGGKPTGRFCNGKIPSDIIVEELGIKEYLPAYLDPNLKSSDLVTGVCFASGASGYDPLTPQIASVISLSSQLDMFKEYIGKLKGIVGESRTNFILANSLYLVVAGSDDIANTYFVAHARILQYDIPSYTDLMVNSASNFVKDLYNLGARRIAVLSAPPIGCVPSQRTLAGGLERGCSEKYNNAAKMFNSKLSKELDSLHSYPNSRIVYIDVYNPLFDIIQNYHKYGYKVMDRGCCGTGKLEVAVLCNPLDSTCSNASEYVFWDSYHPTEGVYRRLVNHVLEKYTSQLF